In Rhodobacteraceae bacterium LMO-JJ12, a single window of DNA contains:
- the gpt gene encoding xanthine phosphoribosyltransferase has product MTDRLPHEKGFHVSWDQLHRDARALAWRLDGKGPDDGAWKAVVAITRGGMAPAMIVARELDIRTVDTVSVKSYHSGGGKADQRREAEVIKSPDANMMGDGTGILVVDDLVDSGKTLELVRSLYPNAHFACVYAKPEGEKQADTYITAVSQDTWIFFPWDMALQYVEPYRGVD; this is encoded by the coding sequence ATGACCGACCGTCTCCCCCACGAAAAAGGCTTCCACGTCAGCTGGGACCAATTGCACCGCGACGCGCGCGCACTGGCCTGGCGTCTTGACGGCAAAGGCCCCGATGACGGTGCCTGGAAGGCGGTTGTTGCGATCACCCGCGGCGGCATGGCCCCGGCAATGATCGTGGCACGCGAACTCGACATTCGCACTGTCGATACGGTCTCGGTCAAATCCTACCATTCCGGTGGCGGCAAGGCAGATCAGCGCCGCGAGGCCGAAGTCATCAAATCCCCCGACGCTAACATGATGGGCGATGGCACCGGCATCCTTGTCGTCGATGATCTGGTGGATAGCGGCAAAACCCTCGAACTAGTGCGCTCACTCTATCCCAACGCCCATTTCGCCTGTGTCTACGCCAAACCCGAAGGCGAAAAACAGGCCGATACCTATATCACGGCGGTTTCCCAAGACACCTGGATTTTCTTCCCATGGGACATGGCGCTGCAATATGTCGAACCCTATCGCGGCGTGGACTGA
- a CDS encoding methylenetetrahydrofolate reductase yields MSLLNFRKKATAPAAPVNPELEAFLKGYSIEVMPRTASKVEDFRDHLPRGTRVYIAHIDGTPIEEMVATAARLALEGYDVMPHFPARIIADKATLQNWIDMYQGEAGVKQALLLAGGLDQPQGDFHCSMQLLETGLFDKAGFTRLHVAGHPEGNRDIDPKGGTRLVDEALQWKQKFSERTDAKMALATQFAFEAAPIIAWADGLKEAGITLPIHIGIAGPAKLQTMIKFAVTCGVGPSLRVLQRRAKDVTKLLLPFEPTEVLTQLAAHKAANPDSNIEQVHFFPLGGIKTNATWAQDHGGASGVPANQQG; encoded by the coding sequence ATGTCACTGCTGAATTTCCGCAAGAAAGCAACGGCCCCGGCCGCCCCCGTCAACCCCGAGCTTGAGGCCTTTCTCAAGGGGTATTCCATCGAGGTGATGCCGCGCACCGCCAGCAAGGTCGAGGATTTCCGCGATCACCTGCCGCGTGGAACCCGCGTCTATATCGCCCATATCGACGGCACCCCGATCGAGGAAATGGTCGCCACCGCCGCGCGCCTGGCGCTTGAGGGCTATGACGTGATGCCGCATTTCCCGGCCCGCATCATCGCCGACAAAGCCACCCTGCAAAACTGGATCGACATGTATCAGGGCGAAGCGGGCGTGAAACAGGCGCTTCTGCTCGCCGGTGGCCTCGATCAGCCCCAGGGCGATTTCCACTGTTCGATGCAACTCCTTGAAACCGGGCTCTTCGACAAGGCCGGTTTCACCCGCCTGCACGTCGCCGGTCACCCCGAAGGCAACCGCGATATTGACCCCAAGGGCGGCACCCGCCTGGTCGACGAGGCCCTTCAATGGAAACAGAAATTTTCCGAACGCACCGACGCCAAAATGGCCCTCGCCACGCAATTCGCATTCGAGGCCGCCCCGATCATCGCCTGGGCTGATGGTCTCAAGGAGGCGGGCATCACCCTGCCCATCCATATCGGCATCGCCGGCCCGGCCAAGCTGCAAACCATGATCAAATTCGCCGTCACCTGTGGCGTCGGCCCCTCGCTGCGCGTGCTGCAACGTCGCGCCAAGGATGTGACCAAGCTCTTGCTGCCGTTTGAGCCCACCGAAGTGCTCACCCAACTCGCCGCTCACAAGGCTGCAAACCCTGACAGCAACATCGAACAGGTGCATTTCTTCCCGCTTGGCGGTATCAAGACCAATGCCACCTGGGCCCAGGATCACGGCGGCGCTTCGGGCGTTCCGGCAAACCAACAAGGATAA
- the pdxH gene encoding pyridoxamine 5'-phosphate oxidase, producing the protein MADRNGIFAGDDPFVIARTWLDEAEASEPNDPNAIALATVDSAGLPNVRMVLLKEIEAQAFVFYTNYNSAKAREIETGGKAAFVLHWKSLRRQIRVRGLVEREDGPQADAYYASRSLKSRLGAWASAQSQPLSSRAALVAEVAKVTAREGANPKRPPFWGGFRIIPLEIEFWADGMFRLHDRFRWRRTTPEENWGIQRLNP; encoded by the coding sequence GTGGCAGACAGAAACGGTATATTTGCGGGGGACGATCCGTTTGTGATTGCCAGGACCTGGCTTGACGAAGCCGAGGCGTCAGAACCCAATGATCCCAACGCCATCGCTTTGGCCACGGTGGATAGCGCTGGACTGCCCAATGTGCGCATGGTTTTGCTCAAGGAGATCGAGGCGCAAGCCTTTGTATTTTATACCAATTACAACAGCGCCAAGGCCCGCGAGATCGAGACGGGTGGCAAGGCGGCGTTTGTGCTACACTGGAAAAGTCTCAGACGGCAAATCCGGGTGCGCGGGCTGGTTGAGCGAGAGGATGGGCCGCAGGCGGATGCCTATTACGCCTCGCGTTCGCTCAAGAGTCGGCTGGGGGCATGGGCTTCGGCGCAGTCGCAACCGTTGAGTTCACGCGCTGCTCTGGTGGCGGAAGTGGCAAAGGTTACAGCGCGGGAAGGTGCGAACCCCAAGCGGCCGCCCTTCTGGGGGGGATTTCGGATCATACCGTTGGAGATCGAATTCTGGGCCGATGGAATGTTTCGCTTGCATGACAGGTTCCGTTGGCGGCGCACAACGCCCGAGGAAAACTGGGGGATTCAACGTCTGAACCCGTGA
- a CDS encoding virulence factor — translation MPDVTIVYWRDIPAQVIVGKGRRGSKMPLPERFEQAIDRAAMKIGARDADAYLAEWRKAPSYSVQGDPSEIVAAEAARLDTEYDQERIKALIANDGWA, via the coding sequence ATGCCCGACGTCACAATCGTCTACTGGCGCGACATCCCGGCCCAAGTGATCGTGGGTAAAGGGCGTCGCGGGTCAAAAATGCCCCTGCCCGAGCGTTTCGAGCAGGCCATCGACCGCGCCGCGATGAAAATCGGCGCCCGTGATGCCGATGCCTATCTGGCCGAATGGCGCAAAGCCCCTTCCTACTCCGTCCAAGGAGACCCCTCCGAGATCGTGGCGGCTGAGGCTGCACGGCTCGACACTGAATACGATCAGGAGCGCATCAAGGCCCTGATTGCCAACGATGGCTGGGCCTGA
- a CDS encoding DUF192 domain-containing protein, which translates to MALAFLLFGAAPILAESCREDTVFLRGEWGTARFNVELADTVRLRARGLMHRDSLPTSAGMLFIYPRPSFVAFWMKNTRIPLDMIFLDAQGVVQRVHHQAVPGDLTQIPGGSNILAVLEINGGLARAIGITEGSEMHHPAFGAKAAWPCE; encoded by the coding sequence TTGGCATTGGCGTTTTTGCTTTTCGGCGCGGCACCGATTCTGGCTGAGTCCTGTCGTGAGGATACTGTGTTTCTACGCGGCGAATGGGGCACGGCACGATTCAACGTTGAATTGGCTGATACGGTCCGCCTGCGGGCGCGCGGGTTGATGCATCGCGATAGCCTGCCGACCAGCGCGGGCATGCTGTTCATCTATCCGCGACCCAGTTTCGTAGCATTCTGGATGAAAAATACACGCATTCCGCTCGACATGATCTTCTTGGACGCGCAAGGCGTGGTGCAGCGGGTGCATCATCAGGCAGTGCCCGGCGATTTGACACAGATTCCTGGGGGATCGAATATCCTGGCGGTGTTGGAGATCAATGGTGGGCTGGCGCGCGCGATTGGCATCACCGAGGGAAGCGAAATGCACCATCCAGCCTTTGGTGCAAAGGCGGCCTGGCCCTGTGAGTAG
- the fabI gene encoding enoyl-ACP reductase FabI, whose protein sequence is MSNNLMAGKRGLIMGLANDKSIAWGIAKACADAGAEMAFSYMGEAFRKRVAPLAEQIGVKTLIDCDVSDPASLDAAFAEIEDKWGKLDFIVHAIGFSDKNELRGRYVDTSKNNFLMTMDISVYSFTAVMQRAEKLMGAGGSALTLTYYGAEQVMPHYNVMGVAKAALEASVKYMAEDLGKDGIRVNAISAGPIKTLAASGIGDFRYILKWNEYNSPLRRNVTIDDVGKSALYLLSDLGSGVTGENLHVDAGYHIVGMKAVDAPDIEKA, encoded by the coding sequence ATGTCGAACAACCTGATGGCAGGCAAGCGTGGACTCATAATGGGACTCGCGAATGATAAATCCATCGCCTGGGGCATAGCCAAGGCCTGCGCCGATGCCGGCGCTGAAATGGCTTTCTCCTATATGGGTGAAGCTTTTCGCAAACGCGTGGCGCCACTGGCCGAACAGATCGGCGTCAAAACGTTGATTGATTGCGATGTCTCCGACCCCGCCTCGCTCGATGCCGCCTTCGCCGAAATCGAAGATAAATGGGGCAAGCTCGATTTCATCGTCCACGCCATCGGCTTTTCTGACAAGAACGAGCTGCGTGGCCGCTATGTCGACACCTCCAAAAACAACTTTCTGATGACGATGGACATCTCGGTCTATTCCTTCACTGCCGTGATGCAACGCGCCGAGAAACTGATGGGCGCAGGCGGCTCTGCCCTCACCCTCACCTATTACGGCGCCGAACAGGTCATGCCGCATTACAACGTCATGGGCGTCGCCAAGGCCGCGCTTGAGGCCTCGGTCAAATACATGGCCGAGGATCTGGGCAAGGACGGCATCCGCGTCAACGCCATCTCGGCAGGCCCGATCAAAACGCTGGCCGCGTCCGGCATCGGCGATTTCCGCTATATCCTGAAGTGGAACGAATATAACTCGCCGCTGCGGCGCAACGTGACCATCGACGACGTCGGCAAATCCGCGCTCTACCTGCTCTCCGATCTTGGCTCGGGCGTGACCGGTGAAAACCTGCATGTCGATGCCGGCTATCACATCGTCGGCATGAAAGCGGTCGACGCGCCCGATATCGAAAAGGCCTGA
- a CDS encoding cold shock domain-containing protein: MKQDANSTREVSGQVKWFDPVKGFGFVVADEGGPDILLHANVLRNFGQSSVADGARVQIMVQETDRGVQAVDVLRIDPPECVGPASLADFADIDPEVMRTAPLEPARVKWFDKGKGFGFANVFGRDEDVFVHIEVLRRSGFAELQPGEALAIRVIDGKRGRMATEVCAWETALLDECKR, from the coding sequence TTGAAACAGGATGCGAATAGCACCCGTGAAGTGTCTGGTCAGGTAAAGTGGTTTGATCCTGTCAAGGGATTTGGTTTTGTGGTGGCCGATGAAGGCGGACCAGACATTTTATTGCACGCAAACGTCTTGCGTAACTTCGGGCAAAGCTCGGTTGCGGATGGCGCGCGCGTGCAAATCATGGTGCAGGAAACAGACCGCGGTGTTCAGGCCGTGGACGTGTTGCGAATAGACCCGCCAGAGTGTGTTGGTCCCGCGTCACTGGCGGATTTTGCTGATATTGATCCCGAAGTGATGCGCACAGCACCACTGGAGCCTGCGCGGGTGAAATGGTTCGACAAGGGCAAGGGGTTTGGCTTTGCCAATGTTTTTGGTCGTGACGAGGATGTATTTGTGCACATTGAAGTGCTGCGGCGCTCTGGGTTTGCCGAGTTGCAGCCTGGGGAGGCGCTGGCCATTCGGGTGATAGACGGTAAACGCGGGCGTATGGCGACAGAGGTTTGTGCCTGGGAAACAGCGCTGCTGGATGAGTGCAAGAGGTGA
- a CDS encoding SurA N-terminal domain-containing protein: protein MARGSTSKTLVWILMGLLILGLGGFGVTNLSGHLRSIGSVGNRDITVSAYSRAVQDEIRAREASMGQPIPFSVARALQLDQVALARLIANTAVDHEASQLGISAGDENLHAALLQIQGFRGIDGQFDRESYQFYLDRTNQSQAEFEQSLRDDLASGLLQQAVLAGLPASDTYADTLVNFLAERRDFTWAALSEDDLEAPLSEPDTETLAKFHTDNAARFTLPERKGITYAWLTPDMILDQVELGDSILKENYDERSNEFNQPERRLVERLVFPDTAAAEAAKSAITAGEKSFEQIVTERGLALGDIDMGDVVASDLGAAGEPVFAANPGGVIGPFQTDLGPALFRINGVLAARTISFEDAREQLHEELAVDRARRLIDQMRSDIEDLLAGGATLEEIAQETDMQLGQTNWTADSSEDVAGYAAFQEEAAKVTVDDFPSVVALEDGGIFALRLDTVLAPELQPLEMIRTEVEDAWAEAEITSRLVAQAEALLPQITQETDMAALGLTVTEERDITRTDFIAGTPQSFLTGLFKMEPGESRVFEAPGGALIARLDAVHAPDESNPEVGAARTALSEQAASAQAQDLYQYYINDVQARAGLALDQNAINAVLANFQ from the coding sequence ATGGCACGCGGCAGCACCTCTAAAACACTCGTCTGGATCCTGATGGGCCTTCTGATCCTGGGCCTCGGCGGCTTTGGCGTTACCAACCTCTCGGGCCATCTGCGCTCCATCGGTTCAGTCGGCAATCGCGACATCACCGTCAGCGCCTATTCCCGCGCCGTGCAGGATGAAATCCGCGCCCGCGAAGCCAGCATGGGCCAGCCGATCCCGTTCTCGGTCGCACGCGCGCTCCAGCTCGACCAGGTTGCTCTGGCACGGCTCATCGCCAACACTGCTGTCGATCACGAAGCCAGCCAACTGGGCATTTCCGCGGGCGACGAAAACCTGCACGCTGCGCTGCTGCAAATTCAGGGGTTCCGCGGTATCGACGGTCAGTTTGATCGCGAATCCTATCAATTTTATCTCGACCGCACCAATCAGTCCCAAGCCGAGTTCGAACAAAGCCTGCGCGATGATCTGGCCAGCGGATTGCTGCAACAGGCCGTGCTCGCGGGCCTCCCCGCAAGCGACACCTACGCCGACACGCTGGTCAACTTCCTGGCCGAGCGGCGCGATTTCACCTGGGCCGCGCTCAGCGAAGACGACCTCGAAGCGCCACTGTCCGAGCCGGACACCGAAACGCTTGCAAAGTTCCACACCGACAATGCCGCCCGTTTCACCCTGCCTGAGCGCAAGGGCATCACCTACGCCTGGCTCACCCCCGACATGATCCTCGATCAGGTCGAGCTTGGCGACAGCATCCTGAAAGAGAATTACGACGAACGCAGCAACGAGTTCAATCAACCCGAACGCCGCCTTGTCGAACGGCTGGTATTCCCCGACACTGCCGCCGCCGAGGCTGCCAAATCCGCCATCACCGCAGGTGAAAAAAGCTTTGAGCAAATCGTCACCGAGCGTGGCCTGGCGCTTGGCGATATCGACATGGGCGATGTCGTGGCCTCCGATTTGGGTGCCGCAGGCGAACCCGTCTTTGCCGCCAACCCCGGCGGTGTGATTGGCCCGTTCCAAACCGATCTCGGCCCGGCGTTGTTTCGCATCAACGGCGTGTTGGCCGCCCGCACCATCAGCTTCGAAGACGCCCGCGAGCAACTCCACGAAGAGCTTGCCGTCGATCGCGCCCGCCGCCTGATCGACCAGATGCGCAGTGATATCGAAGACCTGCTGGCTGGCGGTGCCACCCTCGAAGAAATCGCACAAGAAACCGACATGCAGCTCGGTCAGACCAACTGGACCGCCGACAGCTCGGAAGATGTTGCAGGCTACGCCGCCTTTCAGGAGGAAGCCGCCAAGGTCACGGTCGATGATTTCCCCTCCGTCGTCGCTCTGGAAGACGGCGGCATCTTCGCGCTCCGCCTCGACACGGTGCTTGCCCCCGAACTGCAACCGCTGGAAATGATCCGCACCGAGGTAGAAGACGCCTGGGCCGAAGCAGAAATCACAAGCCGTCTGGTCGCCCAAGCCGAAGCCCTGCTCCCTCAGATCACGCAGGAAACCGACATGGCCGCCCTCGGCCTCACCGTCACCGAGGAGCGCGACATCACCCGCACCGACTTCATCGCGGGCACGCCGCAGAGCTTCCTCACCGGCCTCTTCAAGATGGAACCGGGCGAAAGCCGCGTGTTCGAAGCCCCGGGCGGCGCTCTCATTGCACGCCTCGATGCAGTCCACGCGCCTGATGAGTCAAACCCCGAGGTTGGTGCCGCACGCACCGCACTCAGCGAACAGGCCGCCAGCGCCCAGGCTCAGGATCTCTATCAGTATTACATCAACGACGTTCAGGCACGCGCCGGGCTGGCGCTCGACCAGAATGCGATCAATGCCGTGTTGGCCAACTTCCAGTAA
- a CDS encoding methyltetrahydrofolate cobalamin methyltransferase encodes MTRTIVESKTKTAIIGFDQPFCVIGERINPTGRKILNEELERGDFSRVEADAIAQVAAGANILDINSGAVFSNKMAEDPRYADNNFVEPDLMKKLIACVQAVTDIPLCIDSSVPGALENGLATAEGRPLLNSVTGEEERLELVLPLVKKYNVPVVAISNDDTGISEDPDVRFAVAKKIVERAADFGIPAHDIVVDPLVMPIGAMGTAGLQVFTLVRRLREELGVNTTCGASNISFGLPNRHGINNAFLPMAMGAGMTSAIMNPIAIPVGPTKLAEKKAEIEAAGIILPADIDDETFCILFGLGSTKPRPGKEMEAIRAANFLTNNDEGGSEWIHFNKVAPKAGHETRGRAGRTGGRRRRA; translated from the coding sequence ATGACCCGCACTATCGTCGAATCCAAAACCAAAACCGCCATCATCGGCTTTGACCAACCGTTCTGCGTGATCGGCGAGCGGATCAACCCCACGGGCCGCAAGATCCTCAACGAAGAGCTTGAACGCGGTGATTTTTCCCGCGTCGAAGCCGACGCAATCGCCCAGGTCGCCGCCGGTGCCAACATTCTCGACATCAATTCGGGCGCCGTCTTCTCCAACAAGATGGCCGAAGACCCGCGCTATGCCGACAACAACTTTGTTGAACCCGACCTGATGAAAAAGCTGATCGCCTGTGTTCAGGCCGTGACCGACATCCCGCTCTGCATTGACAGCTCGGTGCCCGGCGCGCTGGAAAATGGCCTCGCCACCGCCGAAGGCCGCCCGCTCCTGAACTCGGTCACCGGTGAAGAAGAGCGCCTGGAACTGGTCCTGCCGCTGGTCAAGAAATACAACGTTCCGGTGGTCGCAATCTCCAACGACGACACCGGCATTTCCGAAGACCCCGACGTGCGCTTTGCCGTCGCCAAGAAGATCGTCGAACGCGCCGCCGATTTCGGCATTCCCGCACATGACATCGTGGTTGACCCGCTGGTCATGCCGATCGGCGCCATGGGCACGGCCGGTTTGCAGGTTTTCACACTGGTGCGCCGTCTGCGCGAAGAACTCGGCGTCAACACCACCTGCGGCGCCTCCAACATCTCGTTCGGCCTGCCCAACCGTCATGGCATCAACAACGCCTTCCTGCCCATGGCCATGGGTGCCGGCATGACCAGCGCCATCATGAACCCCATCGCCATCCCCGTCGGCCCGACCAAACTGGCCGAGAAGAAAGCCGAGATTGAGGCCGCAGGCATCATCCTGCCCGCCGATATCGACGATGAAACCTTCTGCATCCTGTTCGGCCTCGGCTCAACCAAACCGCGCCCCGGCAAGGAAATGGAAGCAATCCGCGCCGCCAACTTCCTCACCAACAACGACGAAGGCGGCTCCGAGTGGATTCACTTCAACAAGGTCGCACCCAAGGCCGGTCATGAAACCCGTGGCCGCGCTGGCCGCACCGGTGGGCGCCGCCGCCGCGCCTGA
- a CDS encoding LysE family translocator, protein MEPAHLIAFNFTLLAALASPGPAMLVAIRATLLGGRSHGIATGLGLGTMAALWTGTALLGLDALLALFPWAYLTLKVIGATYLIWIAIQTWRHATTPLSTADSAVALPRRRRAFLSGVLVNFANPKAVLFAASVLVVIFPSNLSGGEKLLIVTNHMLVEFTAYILFALALSTGPARDSYLRLKPLFDRTAAAVLGTLGLRLLIDR, encoded by the coding sequence ATGGAACCCGCCCACCTCATTGCCTTCAACTTTACGTTGCTCGCCGCCTTGGCCAGCCCCGGCCCGGCCATGCTGGTGGCGATCCGCGCCACCCTTTTGGGTGGAAGGTCTCACGGCATTGCCACAGGCCTTGGCCTCGGCACCATGGCCGCGCTCTGGACAGGCACTGCGTTGCTTGGCCTTGATGCGCTTCTGGCTCTGTTCCCCTGGGCCTATCTCACGCTGAAAGTCATCGGTGCGACCTATCTTATCTGGATCGCCATTCAAACATGGCGCCACGCCACCACACCGCTTTCAACCGCAGACTCCGCTGTTGCGCTGCCGCGCCGCCGCCGCGCCTTCCTGTCAGGGGTGCTGGTGAATTTCGCCAATCCCAAAGCAGTGCTCTTTGCCGCTTCGGTGCTGGTGGTGATCTTCCCGTCAAACCTCAGCGGTGGCGAAAAACTGTTGATCGTGACCAATCACATGCTGGTCGAATTCACCGCTTACATTCTATTTGCCCTCGCCCTCTCAACCGGCCCGGCCCGCGACAGCTATCTGCGTCTCAAACCGCTGTTTGACCGCACCGCCGCCGCCGTGCTTGGAACCCTTGGGCTGCGCCTGCTCATTGATCGCTGA
- a CDS encoding aminotransferase — translation MTDTRTAATFVSPVMQARRWLEGVDFPPERPLINISQAAPLDPPPEGLCAAMADVICNDPTAHFYGPVLGLPALREEVASQWQGIYGGPVRAAQVAITSGCNQAFAAALMTLTREGDEVIIPTPWYFNHKMWCDMTGVRAVPLATGTALMPDPEAARALITPRTRAIALVTPNNPGGVEYPPALLRAFHTLAQDAGIALIIDETYRDFHSLPGAPHDLFCDPDWDNTLIQLYSFSKAYRLTGHRLGAMIASPARLAEAEKFLDTVTICPNQPSQHAALWAMRNLSQWLAGERSEILSRRAAIDAGFPRLAAKGWRLRGAGAYFAYVEHPFALDADALAPQLVREAGVLLLPGPMFYPSGTASAQRELRIAFANIDTSGIATLFERLDSLTFAPRT, via the coding sequence ATGACTGACACGCGCACCGCTGCAACCTTCGTCTCTCCGGTCATGCAGGCGCGCCGCTGGCTTGAAGGGGTTGATTTCCCGCCCGAGCGCCCGTTGATCAACATATCCCAAGCTGCCCCCCTCGATCCCCCGCCCGAAGGACTGTGCGCGGCCATGGCGGATGTGATCTGCAACGATCCGACGGCGCATTTCTATGGTCCCGTGCTTGGCCTGCCCGCCCTGCGCGAGGAGGTGGCATCGCAATGGCAGGGTATCTATGGCGGGCCGGTGCGCGCCGCGCAGGTGGCAATCACATCCGGCTGCAACCAGGCCTTCGCCGCTGCGCTGATGACCTTGACCCGCGAAGGCGACGAGGTGATCATACCCACGCCTTGGTATTTCAACCATAAAATGTGGTGTGACATGACCGGAGTGCGCGCGGTTCCGCTTGCGACCGGCACCGCCCTCATGCCCGACCCCGAGGCGGCGCGCGCCCTGATCACGCCGCGCACCCGTGCCATCGCTCTGGTTACGCCCAACAACCCCGGCGGCGTCGAATATCCGCCCGCGCTTCTGCGCGCCTTCCATACGCTCGCGCAGGACGCCGGAATCGCTCTCATCATAGATGAAACCTACCGCGACTTTCATTCCCTCCCCGGCGCGCCGCATGATCTTTTTTGTGATCCCGATTGGGACAACACGCTTATTCAGCTCTATTCCTTCTCCAAGGCCTACCGCCTCACCGGCCATCGCCTCGGCGCGATGATCGCCTCGCCCGCGCGGCTGGCCGAGGCCGAGAAGTTTCTCGACACCGTCACCATCTGTCCCAACCAACCCTCGCAGCATGCGGCCCTCTGGGCGATGCGCAACCTCTCGCAATGGCTCGCTGGCGAACGCAGCGAGATCCTCTCGCGCCGCGCCGCTATCGACGCCGGTTTCCCGCGTCTTGCCGCCAAGGGCTGGCGTCTGCGCGGTGCGGGTGCCTATTTTGCCTATGTCGAACATCCCTTCGCATTGGACGCCGACGCGCTTGCGCCGCAACTGGTGCGCGAAGCGGGCGTCCTTCTGCTGCCCGGCCCCATGTTCTACCCCAGCGGGACCGCCAGCGCGCAGCGCGAATTGCGCATCGCTTTCGCCAACATTGACACATCCGGCATCGCCACATTGTTCGAGCGGCTCGACTCGTTGACGTTTGCCCCCCGAACCTAA